From one Pan troglodytes isolate AG18354 chromosome 13, NHGRI_mPanTro3-v2.0_pri, whole genome shotgun sequence genomic stretch:
- the GLB1L gene encoding beta-galactosidase-1-like protein isoform X1, translating into MAPKKLSCLRSLLLPLSLTLLLPQADTRSFVVDRGHDRFLLDGAPFRYVSGSLHYFRVPRVLWGDRLLKMRWSGLNAIQFYVPWNYHEPQPGVYNFNGSRDLIAFLNEAALANLLVILRPGPYICAEWEMGGLPSWLLRKPEIHLRTSDPDFLAAVDSWFKVLLPKIHPWLYHNGGNIISIQVENEYGSYRACDFSYMRHLAGLFRALLGEKILLFTTDGPEGLKCGSLQGLYTTVDFGPADNMTKIFTLLRKYEPHGPLVNSEYYTGWLDYWGQNHSTRSVSAVTKGLENMLKLGASVNMYMFHGGTNFGYWNGADKKGRFLPITTSYDYDAPISEAGDPTPKLFALRDVISKFQEVPLGPLPPPSPKMMLGPVTLHLVGHLLAFLDLLCPRGPIHSILPMTFEAVKQDHGFMLYRTYMTHTIFEPTPFWVPNNGVHDRAYVMVDGVFQGVLERNMRDKLFLTGKLGSKLDILVENMGRLSFGSNSSDFKGLLKPPILGQTILTQWMMFPLKIDNLVKWWFPLQLPKWPYPQAPYGPTFYSKTFPILGSVGDTFLYLPGWTKGQVWINGFNLGRYWTKQGPQQTLYVPRFLLFPRGALNKITLLELEDVPLQPQVQFLDKPILNSTSTLHRTHINSLSADTLSASEPMELSGH; encoded by the exons ATGGCTCCCAAGAAGCTGTCCTGCCTTCGTTCCCTGCTGCTGCCGCTCAGCCTGACGCTACTGCTGCCCCAG GCAGACACTCGGTCGTTCGTAGTGGATAGGGGTCATGACCGGTTTCTCCTAGACGGGGCCCCGTTCCGCTATGTGTCTGGCAGCCTGCACTACTTTCGGGTACCGCGGGTGCTTTGGGGCGACCGGCTTTTGAAGATGCGATGGAGCGGCCTCAACGCCATACAGTT TTATGTGCCCTGGAACTACCACGAGCCACAGCCTGGGGTCTATAACTTTAATGGCAGCCGGGACCTCATTGCCTTTCTGAATGAGGCAGCTCTAGCGAACCTGTTGGTCATACTGAGACCAGGACCTTACATCTGTGCAGAGTGGGAGATG GGGGGTCTCCCATCCTGGTTGCTTCGAAAACCTGAAATTCATCTAAGAACCTCAGATCCAG ACTTCCTTGCCGCAGTGGACTCCTGGTTCAAGGTCTTGCTGCCCAAGATACATCCATGGCTTTACCACAATGGGGGCAACATCATTAGCATTCAG GTGGAGAATGAATATGGTAGCTACAGAGCCTGTGACTTCAGCTACATGAGGCACTTGGCTGGGCTATTCCGTGCACTGCTAGGAGAAAAGATCTTGCTCTTCACCACAGATGGGCCTGAAGGACTCAAGTGTGGCTCCCTCCAGGGACTCTATACCACTGTAGATTTTGGCCCAG CTGACAACATGACCAAAATCTTTACCCTGCTTCGGAAGTATGAACCCCATGGGCCATTG GTAAACTCTGAGTACTACACAGGCTGGCTGGATTACTGGGGCCAGAATCACTCCACACGGTCTGTGTCAGCTGTAACCAAAGGACTAGAGAACATGCTCAAGTTGGGAGCCAGTGTGAACAT GTACATGTTCCATGGAGGTACCAACTTTGGATATTGGAATG GTGCCGATAAGAAGGGACGCTTCCTTCCGATTACTACCAGCTATGACTATGATGCACCTATATCTGAAGCAGGGGACCCCACACCTAAGCTTTTTGCTCTTCGAGATGTCATCAGCAAG TTCCAGGAAGTTCCTTTGGGACCTTTACCTCCCCCCAGCCCCAAGATGATGCTTGGACCTGTGACTCTGCACCTG GTTGGGCATTTACTGGCTTTCCTAGACTTGCTTTGCCCCCGTGGGCCCATTCATTCAATCTTGCCAATGACCTTTGAGGCTGTCAAGCAG GACCATGGCTTCATGTTGTACCGAACCTATATGACCCATACCATTTTTGAGCCAACACCATTCTGGGTGCCAAATAATGGAGTCCATGACCGTGCCTATGTGATGGTGGATGGG GTGTTCCAGGGTGTTTTGGAGCGAAATATGAGAGACAAACTATTTTTGACGGGGAAACTGGGGTCCAAACTGGATATCTTGGTGGAGAACATGGGGAGGCTCAGCTTTGGGTCTAACAGCAGTGACTTCAAG GGCCTGTTGAAGCCACCAATTCTGGGGCAAACAATCCTTACCCAGTGGATGATGTTCCCTCTGAAAATTGATAACCTTGTGAAGTGGTGGTTTCCCCTCCAGTTGCCAAAATGGCCATATCCTCAAGCTCCTTATGGCCCCACATTCTACTCCAAAACATTTCCAATTTTAGGCTCAGTTGGGGACACATTTCTATATCTACCTGGATGGACCAAG GGCCAAGTCTGGATCAATGGGTTTAACTTGGGCCGGTACTGGACAAAGCAGGGGCCACAACAGACCCTCTACGTGCCAAGATTCCTGCTGTTTCCTAGGGGAGCCCTCAACAAAATTACATTGCTGGAACTAGAAGATGTACCTCTCCAGCCCCAAGTCCAATTTTTGGATAAGCCTATCCTCAACAGCACTAGTACTTTGCACAGGACACATATCAACTCCCTTTCAGCTGATACACTGAGTGCCTCTGAACCAATGGAGTTAAGTGGGCACTGA
- the GLB1L gene encoding beta-galactosidase-1-like protein isoform X2 produces the protein MAPKKLSCLRSLLLPLSLTLLLPQADTRSFVVDRGHDRFLLDGAPFRYVSGSLHYFRVPRVLWGDRLLKMRWSGLNAIQFYVPWNYHEPQPGVYNFNGSRDLIAFLNEAALANLLVILRPGPYICAEWEMGGLPSWLLRKPEIHLRTSDPDFLAAVDSWFKVLLPKIHPWLYHNGGNIISIQVNSEYYTGWLDYWGQNHSTRSVSAVTKGLENMLKLGASVNMYMFHGGTNFGYWNGADKKGRFLPITTSYDYDAPISEAGDPTPKLFALRDVISKFQEVPLGPLPPPSPKMMLGPVTLHLVGHLLAFLDLLCPRGPIHSILPMTFEAVKQDHGFMLYRTYMTHTIFEPTPFWVPNNGVHDRAYVMVDGVFQGVLERNMRDKLFLTGKLGSKLDILVENMGRLSFGSNSSDFKGLLKPPILGQTILTQWMMFPLKIDNLVKWWFPLQLPKWPYPQAPYGPTFYSKTFPILGSVGDTFLYLPGWTKGQVWINGFNLGRYWTKQGPQQTLYVPRFLLFPRGALNKITLLELEDVPLQPQVQFLDKPILNSTSTLHRTHINSLSADTLSASEPMELSGH, from the exons ATGGCTCCCAAGAAGCTGTCCTGCCTTCGTTCCCTGCTGCTGCCGCTCAGCCTGACGCTACTGCTGCCCCAG GCAGACACTCGGTCGTTCGTAGTGGATAGGGGTCATGACCGGTTTCTCCTAGACGGGGCCCCGTTCCGCTATGTGTCTGGCAGCCTGCACTACTTTCGGGTACCGCGGGTGCTTTGGGGCGACCGGCTTTTGAAGATGCGATGGAGCGGCCTCAACGCCATACAGTT TTATGTGCCCTGGAACTACCACGAGCCACAGCCTGGGGTCTATAACTTTAATGGCAGCCGGGACCTCATTGCCTTTCTGAATGAGGCAGCTCTAGCGAACCTGTTGGTCATACTGAGACCAGGACCTTACATCTGTGCAGAGTGGGAGATG GGGGGTCTCCCATCCTGGTTGCTTCGAAAACCTGAAATTCATCTAAGAACCTCAGATCCAG ACTTCCTTGCCGCAGTGGACTCCTGGTTCAAGGTCTTGCTGCCCAAGATACATCCATGGCTTTACCACAATGGGGGCAACATCATTAGCATTCAG GTAAACTCTGAGTACTACACAGGCTGGCTGGATTACTGGGGCCAGAATCACTCCACACGGTCTGTGTCAGCTGTAACCAAAGGACTAGAGAACATGCTCAAGTTGGGAGCCAGTGTGAACAT GTACATGTTCCATGGAGGTACCAACTTTGGATATTGGAATG GTGCCGATAAGAAGGGACGCTTCCTTCCGATTACTACCAGCTATGACTATGATGCACCTATATCTGAAGCAGGGGACCCCACACCTAAGCTTTTTGCTCTTCGAGATGTCATCAGCAAG TTCCAGGAAGTTCCTTTGGGACCTTTACCTCCCCCCAGCCCCAAGATGATGCTTGGACCTGTGACTCTGCACCTG GTTGGGCATTTACTGGCTTTCCTAGACTTGCTTTGCCCCCGTGGGCCCATTCATTCAATCTTGCCAATGACCTTTGAGGCTGTCAAGCAG GACCATGGCTTCATGTTGTACCGAACCTATATGACCCATACCATTTTTGAGCCAACACCATTCTGGGTGCCAAATAATGGAGTCCATGACCGTGCCTATGTGATGGTGGATGGG GTGTTCCAGGGTGTTTTGGAGCGAAATATGAGAGACAAACTATTTTTGACGGGGAAACTGGGGTCCAAACTGGATATCTTGGTGGAGAACATGGGGAGGCTCAGCTTTGGGTCTAACAGCAGTGACTTCAAG GGCCTGTTGAAGCCACCAATTCTGGGGCAAACAATCCTTACCCAGTGGATGATGTTCCCTCTGAAAATTGATAACCTTGTGAAGTGGTGGTTTCCCCTCCAGTTGCCAAAATGGCCATATCCTCAAGCTCCTTATGGCCCCACATTCTACTCCAAAACATTTCCAATTTTAGGCTCAGTTGGGGACACATTTCTATATCTACCTGGATGGACCAAG GGCCAAGTCTGGATCAATGGGTTTAACTTGGGCCGGTACTGGACAAAGCAGGGGCCACAACAGACCCTCTACGTGCCAAGATTCCTGCTGTTTCCTAGGGGAGCCCTCAACAAAATTACATTGCTGGAACTAGAAGATGTACCTCTCCAGCCCCAAGTCCAATTTTTGGATAAGCCTATCCTCAACAGCACTAGTACTTTGCACAGGACACATATCAACTCCCTTTCAGCTGATACACTGAGTGCCTCTGAACCAATGGAGTTAAGTGGGCACTGA
- the STK16 gene encoding serine/threonine-protein kinase 16 isoform X1, giving the protein MLCFCGAMGVGAGAAQRWAGVGGSGPVAAVCPEAVRRLTPPLKLATEQGLFSLHYSHDPLGPQRISWKSPLTLDELFGSLRPSLKRMTETLWATRCVSALGELSSLTISATSSSRNWGRGPSHVGDDHGPLLTPLAHSGFSYVDLVEGLHDGHFYALKRILCHEQQDREEAQREADMHRLFNHPNILRLVAYCLRERGAKHEAWLLLPFFKRGTLWNEIERLKDKGNFLTEDQILWLLLGICRGLEAIHAKGYAHRDLKPTNILLGDEGQPVLMDLGSMNQACIHVEGSRQALTLQDWAAQRCTISYRAPELFSVPSHCVIDERTDVWSLGCVLYAMMFGEGPYDMVFQKGDSVALAVQNQLSIPQSPRHSSALRQLLNSMMTVDPHQRPHIPLLLSQLEALQPPAPGQHTTQI; this is encoded by the exons ATGCTCTGCTTTTGCGGCGCGATGGGCGTGGGAGCGGGGGCTGCCCAAAGATGGGCTGGGGTTGGAGGAAGTGGCCCGGTAGCCGCTGTGTGTCCTGAGGCCGTAAGGCGCCTGACCCCACCCTTGAAGCTGGCGACGGAGCAGGGCCTGTTTTCTCTACACTATAGT CATGATCCGCTGGGCCCCCAGCGCATCTCCTGGAAGAGCCCACTCACCCTGGACGAGCTCTTCGGTAGCCTCAGACCGTCCTTGAAGAGGATGACTGAGACATTATGGGCCACGCGCTGTGTGTCTGCTCTCGGGGAACTGTCATCATTGACAATAAGCGCTACCTCTTCATCCAGAAACTGGGGGAGGG GTCCAAGCCATGTGGGAGATGACCATGGCCCTTTATTGACCCCTTTGGCCCACAGCGGGTTCAGCTATGTGGACCTAGTGGAAGGGTTACATGATGGACACTTCTACGCCCTGAAGCGAATCCTGTGTCACGAGCAGCAGGACCGGGAGGAGGCCCAGCGAGAAGCCGACATGCATCGCCTCTTCAATCACCCCAACATCCTTCGCCTCGTGGCTTACTGTCTGAGGGAACGGGGTGCTAAGCATGAGGCCTGGCTGCTGCTACCATTCTTCAAG AGAGGTACGCTGTGGAATGAGATAGAAAGGCTGAAGGACAAAGGCAACTTCCTGACCGAGGATCAAATCCTTTGGCTGCTGCTGGGGATCTGCAGAGGCCTTGAGGCCATTCATGCCAAGGGTTATGCCCACAG GGACTTGAAGCCCACCAATATATTGCTTGGAGATGAGGGGCAGCCAGTTTTAATGGACTTGGGTTCCATGAATCAAGCATGCATCCATGTGGAGGGCTCTCGCCAGGCTCTGACCCTGCAG GACTGGGCAGCCCAGCGGTGCACCATCTCCTACCGAGCCCCAGAGCTCTTCTCTGTGCCGAGTCACTGTGTCATCGATGAGCGGACTGATGTCTGG TCCCTAGGCTGCGTGCTATATGCCATGATGTTTGGGGAAGGCCCTTATGACATGGTGTTCCAAAAGGGTGACAGTGTGGCCCTTGCTGTGCAGAACCAACTCAGCATCCCACAAAGCCCCAG GCATTCTTCAGCATTGCGGCAGCTCCTGAACTCGATGATGACCGTGGACCCGCATCAGCGTCCTCACATTCCTCTCCTCCTCAGTCAGCTGGAGGCGCTGCAGCCCCCAGCTCCTGGCCAACATACTACCCAAATCTGA
- the STK16 gene encoding serine/threonine-protein kinase 16 isoform X2 — translation MTETLWATRCVSALGELSSLTISATSSSRNWGRGPSHVGDDHGPLLTPLAHSGFSYVDLVEGLHDGHFYALKRILCHEQQDREEAQREADMHRLFNHPNILRLVAYCLRERGAKHEAWLLLPFFKRGTLWNEIERLKDKGNFLTEDQILWLLLGICRGLEAIHAKGYAHRDLKPTNILLGDEGQPVLMDLGSMNQACIHVEGSRQALTLQDWAAQRCTISYRAPELFSVPSHCVIDERTDVWSLGCVLYAMMFGEGPYDMVFQKGDSVALAVQNQLSIPQSPRHSSALRQLLNSMMTVDPHQRPHIPLLLSQLEALQPPAPGQHTTQI, via the exons ATGACTGAGACATTATGGGCCACGCGCTGTGTGTCTGCTCTCGGGGAACTGTCATCATTGACAATAAGCGCTACCTCTTCATCCAGAAACTGGGGGAGGG GTCCAAGCCATGTGGGAGATGACCATGGCCCTTTATTGACCCCTTTGGCCCACAGCGGGTTCAGCTATGTGGACCTAGTGGAAGGGTTACATGATGGACACTTCTACGCCCTGAAGCGAATCCTGTGTCACGAGCAGCAGGACCGGGAGGAGGCCCAGCGAGAAGCCGACATGCATCGCCTCTTCAATCACCCCAACATCCTTCGCCTCGTGGCTTACTGTCTGAGGGAACGGGGTGCTAAGCATGAGGCCTGGCTGCTGCTACCATTCTTCAAG AGAGGTACGCTGTGGAATGAGATAGAAAGGCTGAAGGACAAAGGCAACTTCCTGACCGAGGATCAAATCCTTTGGCTGCTGCTGGGGATCTGCAGAGGCCTTGAGGCCATTCATGCCAAGGGTTATGCCCACAG GGACTTGAAGCCCACCAATATATTGCTTGGAGATGAGGGGCAGCCAGTTTTAATGGACTTGGGTTCCATGAATCAAGCATGCATCCATGTGGAGGGCTCTCGCCAGGCTCTGACCCTGCAG GACTGGGCAGCCCAGCGGTGCACCATCTCCTACCGAGCCCCAGAGCTCTTCTCTGTGCCGAGTCACTGTGTCATCGATGAGCGGACTGATGTCTGG TCCCTAGGCTGCGTGCTATATGCCATGATGTTTGGGGAAGGCCCTTATGACATGGTGTTCCAAAAGGGTGACAGTGTGGCCCTTGCTGTGCAGAACCAACTCAGCATCCCACAAAGCCCCAG GCATTCTTCAGCATTGCGGCAGCTCCTGAACTCGATGATGACCGTGGACCCGCATCAGCGTCCTCACATTCCTCTCCTCCTCAGTCAGCTGGAGGCGCTGCAGCCCCCAGCTCCTGGCCAACATACTACCCAAATCTGA
- the STK16 gene encoding serine/threonine-protein kinase 16 isoform X3: MGHALCVCSRGTVIIDNKRYLFIQKLGEGGFSYVDLVEGLHDGHFYALKRILCHEQQDREEAQREADMHRLFNHPNILRLVAYCLRERGAKHEAWLLLPFFKRGTLWNEIERLKDKGNFLTEDQILWLLLGICRGLEAIHAKGYAHRDLKPTNILLGDEGQPVLMDLGSMNQACIHVEGSRQALTLQDWAAQRCTISYRAPELFSVPSHCVIDERTDVWSLGCVLYAMMFGEGPYDMVFQKGDSVALAVQNQLSIPQSPRHSSALRQLLNSMMTVDPHQRPHIPLLLSQLEALQPPAPGQHTTQI; this comes from the exons ATGGGCCACGCGCTGTGTGTCTGCTCTCGGGGAACTGTCATCATTGACAATAAGCGCTACCTCTTCATCCAGAAACTGGGGGAGGG CGGGTTCAGCTATGTGGACCTAGTGGAAGGGTTACATGATGGACACTTCTACGCCCTGAAGCGAATCCTGTGTCACGAGCAGCAGGACCGGGAGGAGGCCCAGCGAGAAGCCGACATGCATCGCCTCTTCAATCACCCCAACATCCTTCGCCTCGTGGCTTACTGTCTGAGGGAACGGGGTGCTAAGCATGAGGCCTGGCTGCTGCTACCATTCTTCAAG AGAGGTACGCTGTGGAATGAGATAGAAAGGCTGAAGGACAAAGGCAACTTCCTGACCGAGGATCAAATCCTTTGGCTGCTGCTGGGGATCTGCAGAGGCCTTGAGGCCATTCATGCCAAGGGTTATGCCCACAG GGACTTGAAGCCCACCAATATATTGCTTGGAGATGAGGGGCAGCCAGTTTTAATGGACTTGGGTTCCATGAATCAAGCATGCATCCATGTGGAGGGCTCTCGCCAGGCTCTGACCCTGCAG GACTGGGCAGCCCAGCGGTGCACCATCTCCTACCGAGCCCCAGAGCTCTTCTCTGTGCCGAGTCACTGTGTCATCGATGAGCGGACTGATGTCTGG TCCCTAGGCTGCGTGCTATATGCCATGATGTTTGGGGAAGGCCCTTATGACATGGTGTTCCAAAAGGGTGACAGTGTGGCCCTTGCTGTGCAGAACCAACTCAGCATCCCACAAAGCCCCAG GCATTCTTCAGCATTGCGGCAGCTCCTGAACTCGATGATGACCGTGGACCCGCATCAGCGTCCTCACATTCCTCTCCTCCTCAGTCAGCTGGAGGCGCTGCAGCCCCCAGCTCCTGGCCAACATACTACCCAAATCTGA
- the TUBA4A gene encoding tubulin alpha-4A chain isoform X1, with amino-acid sequence MRECISVHVGQAGVQMGNACWELYCLEHGIQPDGQMPSDKTIGGGDDSFTTFFCETGAGKHVPRAVFVDLEPTVIDEIRNGPYRQLFHPEQLITGKEDAANNYARGHYTIGKEIIDPVLDRIRKLSDQCTGLQGFLVFHSFGGGTGSGFTSLLMERLSVDYGKKSKLEFSIYPAPQVSTAVVEPYNSILTTHTTLEHSDCAFMVDNEAIYDICRRNLDIERPTYTNLNRLISQIVSSITASLRFDGALNVDLTEFQTNLVPYPRIHFPLATYAPVISAEKAYHEQLSVAEITNACFEPANQMVKCDPRHGKYMACCLLYRGDVVPKDVNAAIAAIKTKRSIQFVDWCPTGFKVGINYQPPTVVPGGDLAKVQRAVCMLSNTTAIAEAWARLDHKFDLMYAKRAFVHWYVGEGMEEGEFSEAREDMAALEKDYEEVGIDSYEDEDEGEE; translated from the exons ATG CGTGAATGCATCTCAGTCCACGTGGGGCAGGCAGGTGTCCAGATGGGCAATGCCTGCTGGGAGCTCTATTGCTTGGAACATGGGATTCAGCCTGATGGGCAGATGCCCAGTGACAAGACCATTGGTGGAGGGGACGACTCCTTCACCACCTTCTTCTGTGAAACTGGTGCTGGAAAACACGTACCCCGGGCAGTTTTTGTGGATCTGGAGCCTACGGTCATTG ATGAGATCCGAAATGGCCCATACCGACAGCTCTTCCACCCAGAGCAGCTCATCACTGGGAAAGAGGATGCTGCCAACAACTATGCCCGTGGTCACTATACCATTGGCAAGGAGATCATTGACCCAGTGCTGGATCGGATCCGCAAGCTG TCTGACCAGTGCACAGGACTTCAGGGCTTCCTGGTGTTCCACAGCTTTGGTGGGGGCACTGGCTCTGGCTTCACCTCACTCCTGATGGAGCGGCTCTCTGTTGACTATGGCAAGAAATCCAAGCTGGAATTCTCCATCTACCCAGCCCCCCAGGTGTCTACAGCCGTGGTCGAGCCCTACAACTCTATCCTGACCACCCACACCACCCTGGAGCACTCAGACTGTGCCTTCATGGTGGACAACGAAGCAATCTATGACATCTGCCGCCGCAACCTAGACATCGAGCGCCCAACCTACACCAACCTCAATCGCCTCATTAGCCAAATTGTCTCCTCCATCACAGCTTCTCTGCGCTTTGACGGGGCCCTCAATGTGGACCTGacagagttccagaccaacctggtgCCCTACCCTCGCATCCACTTCCCCCTGGCCACCTATGCACCAGTCATCTCTGCAGAAAAGGCATACCACGAGCAGCTGTCGGTGGCAGAGATCACCAATGCCTGCTTTGAGCCTGCCAACCAGATGGTAAAGTGTGATCCCCGGCACGGCAAGTACATGGCCTGCTGCCTGCTGTACCGTGGAGATGTGGTGCCCAAGGATGTCAACGCTGCCATTGCCGCCATCAAGACCAAGCGCAGCATTCAGTTTGTGGACTGGTGCCCCACAGGCTTCAAGGTTGGTATCAACTACCAGCCTCCCACTGTGGTGCCTGGGGGTGACCTGGCCAAGGTGCAGCGTGCTGTGTGCATGCTGAGCAACACGACCGCCATCGCCGAGGCCTGGGCCCGCCTGGACCACAAGTTCGACCTGATGTATGCCAAGAGGGCGTTTGTGCACTGGTATGTGGGTGAGGGCATGGAGGAGGGTGAGTTCTCCGAGGCCCGTGAGGATATGGCTGCCCTGGAGAAGGATTACGAGGAGGTGGGCATCGACTCCTATGAGGACGAGGATGAGGGAGAAGAATAA
- the TUBA4A gene encoding tubulin alpha-4A chain (The RefSeq protein has 1 substitution compared to this genomic sequence) produces MGNACWELYCLEHGIQPDGQMPSDKTIGGGDDSFTTFFCETGAGKHVPRAVFVDLEPTVIDEIRNGPYRQLFHPEQLITGKEDAANNYARGHYTIGKEIIDPVLDRIRKLSDQCTGLQGFLVFHSFGGGTGSGFTSLLMERLSVDYGKKSKLEFSIYPAPQVSTAVVEPYNSILTTHTTLEHSDCAFMVDNEAIYDICRRNLDIERPTYTNLNRLISQIVSSITASLRFDGALNVDLTEFQTNLVPYPRIHFPLATYAPVISAEKAYHEQLSVAEITNACFEPANQMVKCDPRHGKYMACCLLYRGDVVPKDVNAAIAAIKTKRSIQFVDWCPTGFKVGINYQPPTVVPEGDLAKVQRAVCMLSNTTAIAEAWARLDHKFDLMYAKRAFVHWYVGEGMEEGEFSEAREDMAALEKDYEEVGIDSYEDEDEGEE; encoded by the exons ATGGGCAATGCCTGCTGGGAGCTCTATTGCTTGGAACATGGGATTCAGCCTGATGGGCAGATGCCCAGTGACAAGACCATTGGTGGAGGGGACGACTCCTTCACCACCTTCTTCTGTGAAACTGGTGCTGGAAAACACGTACCCCGGGCAGTTTTTGTGGATCTGGAGCCTACGGTCATTG ATGAGATCCGAAATGGCCCATACCGACAGCTCTTCCACCCAGAGCAGCTCATCACTGGGAAAGAGGATGCTGCCAACAACTATGCCCGTGGTCACTATACCATTGGCAAGGAGATCATTGACCCAGTGCTGGATCGGATCCGCAAGCTG TCTGACCAGTGCACAGGACTTCAGGGCTTCCTGGTGTTCCACAGCTTTGGTGGGGGCACTGGCTCTGGCTTCACCTCACTCCTGATGGAGCGGCTCTCTGTTGACTATGGCAAGAAATCCAAGCTGGAATTCTCCATCTACCCAGCCCCCCAGGTGTCTACAGCCGTGGTCGAGCCCTACAACTCTATCCTGACCACCCACACCACCCTGGAGCACTCAGACTGTGCCTTCATGGTGGACAACGAAGCAATCTATGACATCTGCCGCCGCAACCTAGACATCGAGCGCCCAACCTACACCAACCTCAATCGCCTCATTAGCCAAATTGTCTCCTCCATCACAGCTTCTCTGCGCTTTGACGGGGCCCTCAATGTGGACCTGacagagttccagaccaacctggtgCCCTACCCTCGCATCCACTTCCCCCTGGCCACCTATGCACCAGTCATCTCTGCAGAAAAGGCATACCACGAGCAGCTGTCGGTGGCAGAGATCACCAATGCCTGCTTTGAGCCTGCCAACCAGATGGTAAAGTGTGATCCCCGGCACGGCAAGTACATGGCCTGCTGCCTGCTGTACCGTGGAGATGTGGTGCCCAAGGATGTCAACGCTGCCATTGCCGCCATCAAGACCAAGCGCAGCATTCAGTTTGTGGACTGGTGCCCCACAGGCTTCAAGGTTGGTATCAACTACCAGCCTCCCACTGTGGTGCCTGGGGGTGACCTGGCCAAGGTGCAGCGTGCTGTGTGCATGCTGAGCAACACGACCGCCATCGCCGAGGCCTGGGCCCGCCTGGACCACAAGTTCGACCTGATGTATGCCAAGAGGGCGTTTGTGCACTGGTATGTGGGTGAGGGCATGGAGGAGGGTGAGTTCTCCGAGGCCCGTGAGGATATGGCTGCCCTGGAGAAGGATTACGAGGAGGTGGGCATCGACTCCTATGAGGACGAGGATGAGGGAGAAGAATAA